TGTACTGTTATATTGTTACTGTGACTCAATAAACCTTCACATTTAAACTATTTGCCTGTccgggagtgagtatgtgagctgtccgggagtgaatatgtgagctgtccgggagtgaatatgtgagctgtccgggagtgagtatgtgagctgtccgggagtgagtatgtgagctgtCCGGGAGTGAATATATGAGTTGTccgggagtgagtatgtgagctgtCCGGGAGTGAATATATGAGTTGTccgggagtgagtatgtgagctgtccgggagtgagtatgtgagctgtccgggagtgaatatatgagctgtccgggagtgaatatgtgagctgtccgggagtgagtatgtgagctgtCCGGGAGTGAATATGTGAGCTGTCCGGGAGTGAATATATGAGCTGTCCGGGAGTGAATATGTGAGCTATTCGGTGCCAGTGAAACTAACGCCTCAAACTCACTCCCTTTATGGGCTTTTACTTATATAAACACTGGATGAATCGTTAATTCTTAATCTCCTCTAAGGGTAAGTGTACATGTTAAATATATTAATGTAATGTGCCAGTATGAATCATCAATTTTTGGGAAAGGGGGGAAGGAACTTGGAAAAGGAAACGAAAGGAGGGAAAACACAAGCTGTTTATTCAAACTGACTTTTGAAAAAGTTAATAAACCTCGTGAATCCATTGAGTGGTGTTCAGTGAGACATTGATcgcactctctccgtctctgcatCAGATACTAGTCCTCATCGCCTGGGGCTTTTTTGGTCACTTTGTAAATACAGTTACTCCCACTTGTATGAATGAGCTCGCAGTTAAACTTCTTTGGCAGGAGTACATCGTGGAAATCGGCGGCCCCCTCTCTGTACTTCACATCCGAAGACAGGTAAATGGTAGTTTTTCCGTTGGCGATATGCAGCAGTGTCTCTATAAGACCCGGAAATTGCGATGGTCTGTACACAATGTCCGACCCGAGGATGATATCAAAGTCGGTTGGAAAGTTATTCTGATCGTTACCCCAAGCAAGGGCTCGGATTTTTGAACGGTGTCTGGAGGTGGCTGGAATGTTAGCAGACACGTTATGTTCTATTTGCTTCAAAACGTACGCTCTGTCCGTCATGGTGACATCTCCACCTGGCAAAAAGAATCAAATAACAACACATTTACCCGACGATTTCTCCGCAGCACGAGTTGCAACATACATTCTGATCACGGGAAGAGAAAGAAAAGTAGAATTCTCTAAATAGAAGGTATCTCTCTGGGCAATTCGCAGTGGCCTTGAGCCAAAGAGCCAGACAGAAGCAGAATGGCCCACAGAGTACGGAGCACATGTCCTGAAGGGGATTCAGTAAGTTGAGATCACCCACACGCGCCTGTTCTACATGCGTTGTCTGCAATGTAGGTTTCACAGGAAGATCAGGTGAAATCAGATCATTCCAAAACCACATTCCATTACCAAATATGACCGGGAGCAACAATCCTTTCTGATCGCACCAGTCTGTTTCCTTTTCATGCAGTGGGCACTGCGTTGGGCAAGGAACCGTTCACATTAATTTAGCGTGAACTTTCTCAAGTCGAAACATTCAGGTCTGTGGGAAttttacagagagtgttaca
The nucleotide sequence above comes from Heptranchias perlo isolate sHepPer1 chromosome 10, sHepPer1.hap1, whole genome shotgun sequence. Encoded proteins:
- the LOC137326664 gene encoding EEF1A lysine methyltransferase 3-like, coding for MSSTDESSLSLEEKQYEFCGHYLKIATFRGTSLGVSAYVWGPGLVLCRYFEDEKYNFTGKKVLELGSGTGIVGILAVLLGGDVTMTDRAYVLKQIEHNVSANIPATSRHRSKIRALAWGNDQNNFPTDFDIILGSDIVYRPSQFPGLIETLLHIANGKTTIYLSSDVKYREGAADFHDVLLPKKFNCELIHTSGSNCIYKVTKKAPGDED